The following proteins are encoded in a genomic region of Longimicrobiaceae bacterium:
- the thiE gene encoding thiamine phosphate synthase, whose protein sequence is MTLPHDLAARLRLIVVTDEGLTAGRDLVEIVRAVLRGGAPAIQLRDKLRTPRESVEMARALLTETRAAGALLFVNDRVDVALAAGADGAHLGDDDLPLPAARRIVPPGFLLGRSADTPDLALAAEREGADYVGVGPVYGTATKADAGAPIGPARIAEVASAVRIPIIGIGGITAANASLVIAAGAAGVAVVSAIMSAPDPEQATRSLLARITSSI, encoded by the coding sequence ATGACGCTACCGCACGATCTCGCCGCCCGTCTCCGCCTCATCGTCGTCACCGACGAGGGCCTCACCGCCGGCCGCGACCTCGTCGAGATCGTCAGGGCGGTGCTTCGGGGCGGCGCGCCAGCGATCCAGCTGCGCGACAAGCTCCGCACCCCGCGCGAAAGCGTGGAGATGGCCCGCGCCCTCCTCACCGAGACGCGTGCGGCGGGCGCCCTGCTCTTCGTCAACGACCGCGTGGACGTCGCCCTCGCCGCCGGTGCCGACGGCGCGCACCTGGGCGACGACGACCTCCCGCTCCCGGCCGCCCGCCGCATCGTCCCTCCCGGCTTTCTCCTCGGCCGCTCCGCCGACACGCCCGACCTCGCCCTCGCCGCGGAGCGTGAGGGCGCGGACTACGTCGGCGTGGGCCCCGTCTACGGCACCGCCACGAAGGCCGACGCCGGCGCCCCGATCGGTCCCGCGCGCATCGCCGAGGTCGCCTCTGCGGTTCGCATCCCCATCATAGGCATCGGGGGCATCACCGCCGCGAACGCATCCCTCGTCATCGCGGCCGGAGCCGCGGGCGTCGCCGTCGTCAGCGCCATCATGTCCGCGCCCGACCCCGAGCAGGCTACCCGCTCGCTCCTGGCCCGCATCACCTCCTCGATCTGA